The segment GAGGTCAGGCCCCCGCGCAGGACATTGTCCGAACTGGCCATGATCTCGATCCCCGCGCCTTCCAGATAGGAATGCAGGACCCCCGCCACCAGATAGAGGGCTTCGCCGGGCCTAAGGTGGAACAGGTTCAGGTATAGCGGGGACAGAATGCCGATATCCTCAGGATAAGCTCCGCGCAGAGCCAATATCGCCTTCCGGAGCGCTTCGTCGAGCCCATTATCCTCTTCCAGCGAGGAACTCAGCCTGTCGAGCACCGCTTGCTTCCGCTCCCCGGATGTTGCCATCAATTCCCGGAAAAAGCTGCGGAAACTGCTCTGGTCGAGATTTGCTGCCAAGTCCGCGAAACTGTTGAACCAGCGGTCCAAGCCCAGACGGCGAAAGTTACCCACTGTCTCTGAGTAACTTCTGAACCCGCAGAGTGCTTTGAAAGGAGTGAGCGCGCAGATCAGCTCCGGCTTGTGGTTGGGATCCTTGTAGTTGCGGAGGTGTGAATTGGGCAGCACGCCAAGCTGGTTTTCGCGCTCAAAGCCCTCCCTGGCCTGTTCCAAGGAAGGATGGGCCTGGATGGAAAGCGGTTTGGCGGCAGCCAGGACCTTGAGCAGAAAGGGAAATCCGGAATCAGACAGCTTCGCGGCCCGGCCCAGGGCCTGGTTGGAATGGAGCTGGACGTAATCCCGCAGCGAGATCTGGGTATCCTGCACCCAGATCTGGGATGATCCCAGAGGATGGGCGCCCATCCACATTTCCGCCACCGGTTTGCCCGTGGCGGGGACTTGGTCCAGGAAGCGGGGTATGAACTCCAGCGAACCCCAGGTGTAATATTTGAGCGGATTGGAGAGGCGGAAAACTGGCATGATATCAGTCCTGCGGCTGGCCCAGGCGCGCCTGCATGAGCTGCAGCAGGGGGCTGAGCAGCGGAAAATATCGCCTGGCCTGTCTGAGGTATTTTTTCGCCCGGACCCTGTCATTCCTCTGTATCAACAGGCGGATCAGTTCCTCATAAAGCCCCATTCCATAGGGGTTGTGCTCGATTCCCTTTTCCAGGATCACGATCGCCCGGTCCGGCATCCCGCACTTGACCGCACAATCCGCGTAGACCAGCATATGCTCGGTCTGGTGGAGGTCGCCGCTGCTCTCAAAAGTATGGAACGCGTTGTAG is part of the Candidatus Syntrophosphaera sp. genome and harbors:
- the manA gene encoding mannose-6-phosphate isomerase, class I, with amino-acid sequence MPVFRLSNPLKYYTWGSLEFIPRFLDQVPATGKPVAEMWMGAHPLGSSQIWVQDTQISLRDYVQLHSNQALGRAAKLSDSGFPFLLKVLAAAKPLSIQAHPSLEQAREGFERENQLGVLPNSHLRNYKDPNHKPELICALTPFKALCGFRSYSETVGNFRRLGLDRWFNSFADLAANLDQSSFRSFFRELMATSGERKQAVLDRLSSSLEEDNGLDEALRKAILALRGAYPEDIGILSPLYLNLFHLRPGEALYLVAGVLHSYLEGAGIEIMASSDNVLRGGLTS